GGTTTAAGTCAGTAAAGCACACAAAACTTCCATTATATGCgaaaaaaacattaagatgTAACCCAGGTGCCACTTCGTGGGTCTGCAAAGTTACAAAAGCCAACACGTGGCTGTAACCCTGAGTGAGCATCATCGGCCAAAAGAAGCACTTTGGGGCGTCAGCAGAACCGACGCTAGTATGTAGCTCCCTTTGCCCTTTCAGGAGGGCAGGATGGTTTGAAGAGGGATGCATCTCCAAGAATTATGTGATTCATTGGTAAGTATCTGTAGGTATCTGTCATCACTGTCATCCCTTCCATACAAAGTGAAACCAGGTGTGGTttgggcaggaggagcagacCGTATGGGTTGTTTCCCCACAACATcttcttccctttgtttctATTCCTGTTTTGAGTTTATGTGAATCCTCTACCGTAGACTATCAGTGGCTTTAAAGGGAGGCATTGCTAGGAAACAACACTGAGGGAAATCCCAAAGTGGCCCcagaaaaaaaggcttcctCTGCCTTCTCGATGGGTCACCTGTACGGCATTACACTGCAGTACTGGCAACAGTTACCAAACGTTAGATGACCAAACTTAAACAAATTTAAGATTTTAGAACAGAAGTCTCAAGGTTACTCAAAACCAGGCATTCGACTTTAAATTCTGTAGAAAGGGCTGGATTTTAGAGGGGAGGGACTCATCTTCTAGAGGCTAAAAAAGGGATTGTAAATTGTGTCAACCTGGGTACGTAGAATGGATAAACATCATTGGAAATAGTTTTATCATTAAATAACTGAAGAACTGAGGACAGGGTGCTGGATCTGAGGGAGAAATCTGCTGAAATAAGCAGCCCATCTTCTGCATCAGCTGAAACTGCACTTTAAGATGCCAGCCCAAGGTTTTCCTAGGGTGATGCATGGCTTCACTCCCTGACCTGTTTCATCCCAAACCATGAATCGTTCATCACTCAGGAGCACTGAGGTCTTCAGCAATGATCCCATGGGGTGCCTGACAATGAAATCTGGGCATGAACTTCTCATTGTCTGAGGTTCCTGTCCCCCCATGCCAgggctggaaaacagcagctccctgcttaTAGGTTCCTCCACCTGTACTTTTAAAGCTTGAAGTGGGACATGTGTTTCGTGTTTGTTTCTTAGCCAGGAGGATGGGAACAAATGTTTCCCATTTCCAGACTCAGTAGGAAGGTGTCTGTGGAGTCTAATGTGCCTCATATCAGAGTCATAGGAATGAACGTGCGTGGGCACGATGGGATAAATTGCACAACGCCCCCTTACTGGAGCATGACTTGGAAAAGTGGGGTAGTATCTCAGGCATGTCAGCATATTGTGTTTATGGATAAACTTCTGAGCAATCTTTGTTCCATGAGGCAATCAGAGAAATaggaaaaagcaataaaaaaaaatattactctgCCAGAATAATGAGAAGAACGCAATAGTAATCACCATCACTGagcaaaataattgcattaTCTGGGGCAGTTGCAGGTGGAGTGGATTTTTGTTTGATAATGCATTAGGACATCATACATGAAGAATGTTTCACATCCTCCTGATTGCCCAAGAAAAGGCATAAAAGCACTCACGGTTCTGGGCTGCTCTAACCATTTCTCCTGacttgcttttgctgtgaaGGGGTAAGTCTGAGCTCGACACTGTTGCTATTAGGATGTTGCTGTAATTGGGACATGCAAACTTATTGAGAGTAGGATTTAGTGAATTCCGATTTCCTCCAACCTAACCATCTTGCCTTTATGAATTTGCCTTATTTTGTTCGCGTTGACTTGCAGAGGTGACTACCAAGAAAACTAACTCTGAGTCTCAGACTGAACTAGGAAGCCACCATTAGCAATAATGTTTTGTCCTGTTctttgcaattatttctgcattaatttGGGGACTGTCATGCATTAGTACTTGTTATTGTCAGgactttattccttttctttattcccAGGCTTTCATTTTATGGGTTTTAGTAAGGCAGGACAGAGATCAAGTGGAGCTGCAAATCGATTTTATGAGTGAACAAGTGATTTTATGATTAAAGAAAAGGACTCCACAAAGTTTCACACAGATCCTAGTTCTGCCACACTCATCTGTCACCTCAGCCATCTTTGGCAGGACAGCTGGGACCACATTCACAGGAGTCCTAATTATACTGGAAACCTCACTGATACTGCATTCCCACCCCAAGGTGGGATATCCTGCCAAGCAAACTTTTTATGAGCTCTTCAGGGATGTGACTGCTGCTCATTTTATCTGTGTAAAGCACGTGCAAGGGAGCCTTGGTGCCAGCTGTGGCATCTGAAAGCCTGGGGAATAACACTGTCATTAACCACCAGGCTTGTCTGAATTTTTCCTCATGAAATGGCTCTGGGCAAGACGTTCACTTCTCAGCCTCAGTTACCTCTTCCTTAAAGCTGGAATAACAATGACTTGCCTCATACAGTTGTATTGATTACAGGTGGTTCAGAACCAGCACAGGGTGCTACTAATGTAAGTGCTAGCcagtgtttctgttcttttttgcCATTGTTTATAAGAGAAATGGTTGAGTGTCACAGTTAAGTCAGATTCAAAAAGCAAATGGTAGAAAGGAGAAATGGTAAAGGATGGGGCATAGCTTGAGTTCAAATAATGCGATTTCTTTTATTGTTAATGATGATTTTGTGTATCAAATTGGCTCCATAATTAGGAGTCAAAAGAAACAGAGTTTGTtccagggaagaggaggaggagggcatgagaagctgagaaaagaCACATGGCTGCTGAGACAAACCAGAAACCTTCAGCCTTCTTCTGGTCTTGctgtcttttattctttctctgccAAGCTCAACCTCCATTATATTAGTATCTGAGCTTTCACCCTTGTGTTGCCTCGGTGCTGTGTGTTCCAGATTTCCCTCCATTCCCAGAAGATGTCTTCCTACCGAGGGATGATCAGCTCCCGCTGCCTTGCGCCCTGCGAGGTGACCTGTATGCAGCCAGTGGCGAATGCCTGGAGCCAGCCCTGTGTTACGTCCTGCGGTGATTCGAGGGCCGTAATCTACCCACCACCTGTGGTCATGACCTTCCCAGGACCCATTCTCAGCTCCTGCCCTCAGGAGAGCATAgtgggcagctcagcaccatcCAGCATTGGGAGCTTGTTTGGATCCATGAGCTCTCTGGGTACCAGGGGCTCCTATGGTTCCAGGAGCTTGTACAGTTATGGGAGGTCATATTCTTCCTATGGATCCAGTGGTTATGGTTTTGGGAGCTGCAGACCATGTTAAACATGCAATGAATAAGGAGCAATCACCCAACATGGAGGAAGATGTACCTCCACAAACCCTGTTGCTGACACCTCTTCCCTGGAGCGTGAATTGTGCATCTCTTGCATATAATTCTCAAGCTAATGGTTTAATTTAGttttctgacagttctttccAGTGGCTCCTGGTAATACTGGCCTCAAATTAGTTATATCAATGATCTTTGGCTGGAGGAAAGTGGGACAAGATTGTGTAAGTCTTCCCATGCCATGAAAAAGCAAGAGTAATGTATGTGGAATGCATAGCCCTGGAGCAGCTCTTTGCTTGCAGCCTTGAGACCCTGGCAACATTTTCCCATGTTTTTCATTCTCAAAAAGATCTTTGTCTTCTTACTTTCTCATTAAATTACTGTGCATCAAAATCCTGAGCTTTTGTCTTTATTGTCCACCAAaaaatttgtttatatataattCTGGGTGAATATCAATCTCTGTAGCGAAACATGACAGCGTTTGCTTTCTCAATGCCTAAGGTTGAAAGGTGACCAGGACCATTAAGCAGGAGTAAGCATCATGACTGCCTTTTTtcacaaaagtaattttatgcTGGATAAACATGTTTTGTAACCCTTATAACTAAATTTGAAATTTCCTCCAGGACAGGTGTGGTTACAATGTGTATTTGCTACATGCTAGCAAAGAAAGTTAAACACCCGAGTAACTTTGAAGAGCTTCCCTGAGTCTCACTGCTTGCCTGAGGCTCCACCTTAATTACATCCCTGTATACTGGTTTTATAATATTcttcattgtttaaaaatagcatgTAAAAATCTGTGGGTAGAACTTTCCTTTGAGTAGCCAACAGGAATTCTCAACTGAATGGCAAATCTTTGCTGAAATTCTGTGAGATTGTTAAACTTTCCCATTAATACCTCTAAATTCTAGTAAATCCCagtcaaaataaagaaaagaataatgCTTAAGTCTTCCCTGCAGAGCATCACATATAATTCAgacaaaataatatttccatGTCATGAATTTTACACCCAAATTTCAGGCTACTCACAGGTGACTGGGGGTACTGGACATGTTCAGCACATCTTTGTTCAACAGCAACAGGGTTCCGGGCTTCTCAGCATGTCCTGTAGAGCTGTTTTAATAGTGATGTAATTTGCATACAATTAGTACAGCTATTAAGTGACATTCACCCCATCCTGTGTCTGCAATGCCAACCAGGACTCTGATGGAGCAGACG
The sequence above is drawn from the Falco naumanni isolate bFalNau1 chromosome 20, bFalNau1.pat, whole genome shotgun sequence genome and encodes:
- the LOC121080030 gene encoding feather keratin 4-like, translating into MSSYRGMISSRCLAPCEVTCMQPVANAWSQPCVTSCGDSRAVIYPPPVVMTFPGPILSSCPQESIVGSSAPSSIGSLFGSMSSLGTRGSYGSRSLYSYGRSYSSYGSSGYGFGSCRPC